A genomic segment from Klebsiella africana encodes:
- the ibpB gene encoding small heat shock chaperone IbpB, producing the protein MRNYDLSPLLRQWIGFDKLASALQTAGESQSFPPYNIEKSDDNHYRITLALAGFRQEDLDIQLEGTRLVVKGTPQQPEKETTWLHQGLVSQAFSLSFTLADNMEVSGATFTNGLLHIDLTRNEPEQIAPQRIAISERPALNS; encoded by the coding sequence ATGCGTAACTACGATTTATCCCCCCTGCTGCGTCAATGGATCGGTTTTGACAAACTGGCCAGTGCCCTGCAAACCGCCGGTGAAAGCCAGAGCTTCCCGCCCTATAACATCGAAAAAAGCGACGATAACCACTACCGCATTACCCTTGCGCTGGCCGGTTTCCGTCAGGAAGATCTGGATATTCAGCTGGAAGGTACCCGCCTGGTGGTGAAAGGCACGCCGCAGCAGCCGGAAAAAGAGACCACATGGCTGCACCAGGGGCTGGTGAGCCAGGCCTTCAGCCTGAGCTTCACCCTCGCCGACAACATGGAGGTCTCTGGCGCGACCTTCACCAACGGCCTGCTGCATATCGATCTGACCCGCAATGAGCCTGAGCAGATTGCCCCGCAGCGTATCGCCATCAGCGAACGACCAGCGTTAAATAGCTAA
- a CDS encoding putative transporter, producing the protein MSEIALTVSVLALVAVVGLWIGNVKIRGVGFGIGGVLFGGIIVGHFVDQAGVALSSPMLHFIQEFGLILFVYTIGIQVGPGFFASLRVSGLRLNLFAILIVILGGLVTAVLHKLFNIPLPVVLGIFSGAVTNTPALGAGQQILRDLGVPFEVVDQMGMSYAMAYPFGICGILLTMWLVRLFFRINVEKEAQGFEESSGNGHAHLHTINVRVENPNLNQMAIQDVPMLNSDNIVCSRLKRGELLMVPAPGTLIQAGDLLHLVGRPEDLHNAQLVIGQEVATSLSTRGTDLKVERVVVTNEKVLGKKIRDLHVKQRYDVVISRLNRAGVELVASSSASLQFGDILNLVGRPEAIDAVAAELGNAQQKLQQVQMLPVFIGIGLGVLLGSIPLFIPGFPAALKLGLAGGPLIMALILGRIGSIGKLYWFMPPSANLALRELGIVLFLAVVGLKSGGDFVATLTQGDGLSWIAYGIFITAIPLLTVGILARMLAKMNYLTLCGMLAGSMTDPPALAFANNLHATSGAAALSYATVYPLVMFLRIITPQLLAVLFWGLS; encoded by the coding sequence ATGAGTGAGATAGCATTGACGGTCAGCGTGCTGGCGCTGGTGGCGGTGGTTGGGCTGTGGATCGGCAATGTCAAAATCCGCGGCGTCGGCTTTGGCATTGGCGGCGTCCTGTTTGGTGGGATAATTGTCGGCCACTTCGTGGATCAGGCGGGTGTCGCCCTCAGCAGCCCGATGCTGCATTTTATTCAGGAATTCGGCTTGATCCTGTTTGTCTACACCATCGGCATCCAGGTGGGGCCGGGCTTTTTCGCCTCACTGCGGGTCTCTGGCCTGCGGCTCAATCTGTTCGCTATCCTTATCGTTATCCTCGGCGGCCTGGTGACCGCGGTGCTGCATAAGCTGTTCAATATTCCTCTCCCGGTGGTGCTCGGCATCTTCTCCGGCGCGGTGACCAACACGCCAGCGCTGGGGGCTGGGCAGCAAATCCTGCGCGATCTCGGGGTGCCGTTCGAAGTGGTCGATCAGATGGGGATGAGCTACGCGATGGCGTATCCGTTCGGCATCTGCGGCATTCTGCTGACCATGTGGCTGGTGCGCCTGTTTTTCCGCATCAATGTCGAGAAAGAGGCCCAGGGGTTTGAGGAGAGCAGCGGTAACGGCCATGCCCATTTGCACACTATCAACGTACGGGTGGAGAACCCCAACCTCAACCAGATGGCGATTCAGGATGTGCCGATGCTCAATAGCGACAATATCGTCTGTTCGCGGCTGAAGCGCGGCGAGCTGTTGATGGTGCCTGCGCCAGGCACCCTTATCCAGGCTGGCGACCTGCTGCACCTGGTGGGGCGACCTGAGGATCTGCACAATGCGCAGCTGGTGATCGGCCAGGAGGTGGCCACCTCGCTGTCGACACGCGGCACCGATCTGAAAGTTGAGCGGGTGGTGGTCACTAACGAAAAAGTGCTGGGGAAGAAAATACGCGATCTGCACGTCAAACAGCGCTATGACGTGGTGATCTCCCGGCTTAATCGCGCAGGCGTCGAGCTGGTAGCCAGCAGCAGTGCCAGCCTGCAGTTTGGTGACATCCTCAACCTGGTCGGTCGTCCGGAGGCGATTGACGCCGTGGCTGCCGAGCTGGGTAACGCTCAGCAGAAGCTGCAGCAGGTTCAGATGCTGCCGGTGTTTATCGGTATCGGCCTCGGGGTACTGCTGGGGTCTATCCCGTTGTTTATTCCCGGCTTCCCTGCCGCATTGAAGCTGGGGCTGGCCGGTGGGCCGCTGATTATGGCGCTGATCCTCGGGCGTATCGGCAGTATCGGCAAGCTGTACTGGTTTATGCCGCCGAGCGCCAACCTGGCGCTGCGCGAGCTGGGGATCGTGCTGTTTCTGGCGGTGGTCGGGCTAAAATCGGGGGGCGACTTTGTCGCAACCCTGACCCAGGGTGATGGCCTGAGCTGGATCGCTTATGGCATTTTCATCACCGCCATTCCGCTGCTAACGGTAGGCATTCTTGCGCGCATGCTGGCGAAAATGAACTATCTGACGCTGTGCGGCATGCTGGCCGGCTCCATGACCGACCCGCCAGCGCTGGCCTTTGCCAACAACCTGCACGCTACCAGCGGCGCAGCCGCGCTCTCTTATGCCACCGTCTATCCGCTGGTGATGTTCCTGCGGATTATCACCCCGCAGCTACTCGCTGTGTTGTTTTGGGGGCTGAGCTAG
- a CDS encoding GntR family transcriptional regulator translates to MIYKSIADRLRLRLNSADFAIGSPLPGEKKLAEEFGVARMTIRKAIDLLVDWGLVVRRHGSGTYVARKDVHHETSNLTGLAEVLRKQGKEVVSQVLAFEVMPAPPAIASLLRIKIDERIYFSRRVRYVDGKPLMLEDSYMPVKLFRNLSLSHLEGSKFDYIEKECGIIISGNYETLTPVLADKQLARSMNVPEQTPLLRITSLSYSDSGEFLNYSVMFRNASEYQVDYHLRRVQAQSPLAQPPKQHSE, encoded by the coding sequence GTGATCTACAAATCCATTGCTGACCGCCTGCGGCTGCGGCTGAATTCCGCCGACTTCGCCATCGGCAGCCCGCTGCCGGGAGAGAAAAAACTGGCCGAAGAGTTCGGAGTGGCGCGCATGACTATCCGCAAAGCTATCGATCTGCTGGTGGACTGGGGATTGGTTGTGCGTCGCCACGGCTCGGGAACTTACGTGGCGCGCAAAGATGTCCACCACGAAACCAGTAATCTCACCGGTCTGGCGGAAGTGCTGCGCAAGCAGGGTAAAGAGGTGGTGAGTCAGGTGCTGGCCTTTGAGGTGATGCCCGCCCCGCCGGCCATCGCCAGCCTGCTGCGGATTAAAATTGATGAACGGATCTACTTCTCACGGCGGGTGCGCTACGTCGACGGCAAGCCGCTGATGCTGGAGGATAGCTATATGCCAGTGAAGCTGTTCCGCAACCTGTCGCTGAGCCATCTGGAGGGTTCGAAATTTGATTATATTGAGAAGGAGTGCGGGATCATCATCAGCGGGAACTATGAAACGCTGACGCCGGTGCTGGCGGACAAGCAGCTGGCGCGCTCAATGAACGTCCCGGAGCAGACGCCGCTGCTGCGTATTACCTCCCTTTCCTACAGCGACAGCGGCGAGTTTCTTAATTATTCCGTCATGTTTCGCAACGCCAGCGAGTATCAGGTGGATTACCACCTGCGCCGCGTCCAGGCACAAAGCCCGCTAGCTCAGCCCCCAAAACAACACAGCGAGTAG
- a CDS encoding alpha-glucoside-specific PTS transporter subunit IIBC — MLSQIQRFGGAMFTPVLLFPFAGIVVGIAIMLRNPMFVGEALTAPDSLFAQIVHIIEEGGWTVFRNMPLIFAVGLPIGLAKQAQGRACLAVLVSFLTWNYFINAMGMTWGHFFGVDFSVEPTAGSGLTMIAGIKTLDTSIIGAIVISGLVTALHNRYFDKPLPVFLGIFQGSSFVVIVAFLAMIPCAWLTLLGWPKVQLGIESLQAFLRSAGALGVWVYIFLERILIPTGLHHFVYGPFIFGPAVVEGGLQVYWAEHLQAFSQSTEPLKTLFPEGGFALHGNSKVFGSVGIALALYFTAAPENRVKVAGLLIPATLTAMLVGITEPLEFTFLFISPLLFAVHAVLAATMATVMYICGVVGNFGGGLLDQFLPQNWIPMFHHHASMMFIQIGIGLCFTALYFVVFRTLILRLNLKTPGREESEIKLYSKADYQAARGKTTAAAAPETRLGQAAGFLQALGGADNIESINNCATRLRIALVDMAKTQSDDVFKALGAHGVVRRGNGIQVIVGLHVPQVRDQLENLMKDSLSTEHTTMTEAVS, encoded by the coding sequence ATGCTCAGTCAAATACAACGCTTTGGCGGCGCCATGTTTACCCCGGTTTTATTGTTTCCTTTCGCCGGGATCGTGGTCGGTATCGCCATTATGTTGCGCAACCCGATGTTCGTCGGCGAAGCGCTGACCGCACCCGACAGCCTGTTTGCCCAGATCGTTCACATCATTGAAGAGGGCGGCTGGACCGTCTTTCGTAATATGCCGCTGATTTTCGCCGTCGGTCTGCCGATCGGCCTGGCGAAACAGGCCCAGGGCCGGGCCTGTCTGGCGGTACTGGTGAGCTTTCTCACCTGGAACTACTTTATCAACGCCATGGGGATGACCTGGGGCCACTTCTTCGGCGTCGACTTTTCCGTTGAACCCACAGCCGGCAGCGGCCTGACGATGATTGCCGGGATTAAAACCCTCGACACCAGCATTATCGGGGCGATCGTCATCTCCGGCCTGGTGACGGCCCTGCATAATCGCTATTTCGATAAACCCCTGCCGGTATTCCTCGGCATCTTTCAGGGCTCATCGTTTGTGGTCATTGTCGCCTTCCTCGCGATGATCCCCTGCGCCTGGCTGACGCTGCTCGGCTGGCCAAAAGTCCAGCTGGGTATTGAATCGCTGCAGGCCTTCCTGCGCTCTGCCGGGGCGCTTGGGGTGTGGGTCTACATTTTCCTTGAGCGCATCCTGATCCCCACCGGCCTGCACCATTTCGTCTATGGCCCGTTCATCTTTGGCCCGGCGGTCGTGGAGGGCGGTCTGCAGGTCTACTGGGCTGAGCACCTGCAGGCGTTTAGTCAGAGTACGGAACCGCTGAAGACGTTGTTCCCGGAGGGTGGCTTTGCCCTGCACGGTAACTCGAAAGTGTTTGGGTCGGTGGGGATTGCGCTGGCGCTCTATTTCACCGCCGCGCCGGAGAACCGCGTCAAGGTCGCCGGTCTGCTGATCCCCGCCACCCTGACCGCGATGCTGGTCGGGATCACCGAGCCGCTGGAGTTCACCTTCCTGTTCATCTCGCCGCTGCTGTTCGCCGTTCACGCGGTGTTGGCGGCGACCATGGCGACGGTCATGTACATCTGTGGCGTGGTAGGTAATTTCGGCGGCGGCCTGCTCGACCAGTTCTTGCCGCAAAACTGGATCCCGATGTTCCATCACCACGCCTCGATGATGTTCATTCAGATAGGTATCGGCCTCTGTTTCACCGCCCTTTACTTCGTGGTCTTCCGCACCCTTATCCTGCGTCTGAACCTGAAGACACCTGGCCGGGAAGAGAGCGAAATCAAGCTCTACAGCAAGGCCGATTACCAGGCGGCGCGAGGTAAAACCACGGCCGCCGCCGCGCCAGAGACCCGGCTGGGTCAGGCCGCTGGCTTCCTGCAGGCCCTCGGCGGCGCCGACAACATTGAAAGCATCAACAACTGCGCCACCCGACTGCGCATCGCGCTGGTCGATATGGCGAAAACGCAAAGTGACGACGTCTTTAAAGCGCTGGGCGCCCACGGGGTAGTACGCCGCGGCAACGGGATTCAGGTCATCGTCGGCCTGCACGTTCCCCAGGTGCGCGACCAGCTGGAAAACCTGATGAAAGATTCTCTTTCGACCGAACATACCACCATGACGGAGGCAGTATCATGA
- a CDS encoding 6-phospho-alpha-glucosidase, whose translation MKKFSVVIAGGGSTFTPGIVLMLLANQDRFPLRSLKFYDNDGARQETIAEACKVILKEQAPEIEFSYTTDPQAAFTDVDFVMAHIRVGKYPMREQDEKIPLRHGVLGQETCGPGGIAYGMRSIGGVLELVDYMEKYSPNAWMLNYSNPAAIVAEATRRLRPNAKILNICDMPIGIEGRMAQIVGLKDRKQMRVRYYGLNHFGWWTSIEDLDGNDLMPKLREYVAKYGYVPPSNDPHTEASWNDTFAKAKDVQALDPQTMPNTYLKYYLFPDYVVAHSNPERTRANEVMDHREKNVFSACRAIIAAGKSTAGDLEIDEHASYIVDLATAIAFNTQERMLLIVPNNGAIHNFDADAMVEIPCLVGHNGPEPLTVGDIPHFQKGLMSQQVAVEKLVVDAWEQRSYHKLWQAITLSKTVPSASVAKAILDDLIAANKDYWPELH comes from the coding sequence ATGAAAAAATTCTCAGTTGTTATCGCAGGCGGCGGTAGCACCTTCACCCCGGGCATTGTCCTGATGCTGCTGGCAAACCAGGATCGTTTTCCGCTGCGGTCGCTGAAATTTTATGACAACGACGGCGCGCGCCAGGAGACCATCGCCGAGGCGTGCAAAGTGATCCTCAAAGAGCAGGCGCCGGAGATTGAATTCAGCTATACCACCGATCCGCAGGCGGCGTTTACCGATGTTGATTTCGTCATGGCGCATATCCGCGTCGGGAAATATCCGATGCGTGAACAAGATGAGAAAATCCCGCTACGCCATGGCGTGCTGGGCCAGGAGACCTGCGGACCGGGCGGGATCGCCTACGGTATGCGCTCTATCGGCGGCGTGCTGGAGCTGGTGGATTATATGGAAAAATATTCGCCGAACGCCTGGATGCTCAACTACTCCAACCCGGCGGCGATTGTGGCGGAAGCCACTCGTCGTCTGCGGCCGAACGCCAAAATCCTCAATATCTGCGATATGCCGATCGGCATTGAAGGGCGGATGGCGCAGATTGTCGGCCTCAAAGACCGTAAACAGATGCGCGTGCGTTACTACGGCCTCAACCACTTCGGCTGGTGGACCTCGATTGAGGATCTAGACGGCAATGATTTGATGCCGAAACTGCGCGAATATGTGGCGAAATACGGCTATGTGCCGCCCTCGAACGACCCGCACACCGAGGCCAGCTGGAACGATACCTTTGCCAAAGCGAAAGATGTGCAGGCGCTGGATCCGCAGACCATGCCGAATACCTACCTGAAATATTATCTGTTCCCGGACTATGTGGTAGCCCACTCCAACCCGGAACGCACCCGCGCCAATGAGGTGATGGATCATCGGGAGAAAAACGTCTTCAGCGCCTGCCGGGCGATTATTGCCGCCGGGAAATCCACTGCCGGCGATCTGGAGATTGACGAGCATGCGTCGTATATCGTCGATCTGGCGACGGCCATCGCCTTTAACACGCAGGAAAGGATGCTGCTGATTGTGCCGAACAATGGCGCGATCCATAACTTTGACGCCGACGCGATGGTGGAGATCCCTTGTCTGGTGGGCCACAACGGACCGGAGCCGCTGACGGTAGGCGACATCCCGCATTTCCAGAAAGGGCTGATGAGCCAGCAGGTGGCGGTGGAAAAACTGGTGGTCGATGCCTGGGAACAGCGCTCTTACCACAAGCTGTGGCAGGCGATTACCCTGTCGAAAACCGTGCCGAGCGCCTCGGTGGCGAAAGCGATCCTCGATGACCTGATTGCCGCCAACAAAGATTACTGGCCGGAGCTGCATTAA
- a CDS encoding YidH family protein encodes MKISRLGEAPDYRFSLANERTFLAWIRTALGFLAAGVGLDQLAPDFATPLIREILALLLCLFAGGMAIYGYLRWLNNEKAMRLKQDLPYTRTLLVISILLLAVVVAVMLLVVYGG; translated from the coding sequence ATGAAAATCTCCCGCCTCGGCGAAGCGCCGGATTACCGCTTTTCGCTGGCTAATGAACGCACCTTTCTGGCGTGGATCCGCACGGCGCTCGGTTTTCTCGCCGCCGGCGTCGGGCTTGACCAGCTGGCGCCGGACTTTGCCACGCCGCTGATCCGTGAAATTCTCGCCCTGCTGCTGTGTCTCTTTGCCGGCGGCATGGCTATCTATGGCTATCTGCGCTGGCTGAACAATGAGAAGGCGATGCGCCTCAAGCAGGATCTCCCCTATACCCGGACGCTGCTGGTGATTAGCATCCTGCTGCTGGCGGTGGTGGTCGCGGTGATGCTGCTGGTGGTGTATGGCGGATAA
- a CDS encoding DUF202 domain-containing protein — MADKRRARRESDPGLQPERTSLAWFRTLLGYGALMALAIKHSWHRAGLPFWLSVGVLAVVAVILWRYTRRRHLMNVNDSDFLQPQAVRDKFLIALAVLSLAFLFAVTHLQLIVLFIRDMS; from the coding sequence ATGGCGGATAAACGCCGGGCACGGCGGGAAAGCGATCCCGGGCTTCAGCCAGAGCGCACCTCGCTGGCCTGGTTTCGCACCCTGTTGGGCTATGGCGCGCTGATGGCGCTGGCGATTAAGCACAGCTGGCACCGCGCCGGTCTGCCGTTCTGGCTGTCTGTCGGCGTGCTGGCCGTGGTGGCGGTGATCCTCTGGCGCTATACCCGCCGTCGTCATCTGATGAACGTCAACGATAGCGATTTTTTACAGCCGCAGGCGGTTCGTGACAAATTTTTGATCGCACTCGCAGTACTTTCTCTGGCATTCCTGTTTGCTGTTACTCACCTTCAACTGATCGTTTTATTCATTAGGGATATGTCATGA
- a CDS encoding regulator — MEAHHCHQPQAFYAQLCQQGLTAIHFIPQLSAGDAALWGEFLCAVFHRWVREDIGRINILLFSETLSAWCGETQPQPGAPAANSTCYGCSWLRLCRCGEQEDPLCAGYRQFYDFSGPYMRVMRDLRRQQRPPEALMPLLR, encoded by the coding sequence GTGGAGGCGCATCATTGCCATCAACCGCAGGCGTTCTATGCGCAACTGTGTCAACAGGGCCTTACCGCTATCCATTTTATTCCGCAGCTGTCGGCCGGTGACGCCGCGCTTTGGGGAGAGTTTCTCTGTGCTGTCTTTCACCGCTGGGTGCGGGAAGATATTGGGCGCATCAATATTTTGCTGTTTAGTGAGACGCTGAGTGCCTGGTGCGGCGAGACGCAGCCGCAGCCGGGCGCGCCAGCGGCCAACAGCACCTGCTACGGCTGTTCGTGGCTGCGCCTGTGCCGCTGTGGCGAACAGGAAGACCCGCTGTGCGCGGGTTACCGGCAGTTCTACGATTTTAGCGGGCCTTATATGCGAGTGATGCGGGACTTGCGCCGACAGCAGCGGCCGCCAGAGGCGCTGATGCCGCTGCTGCGCTGA
- the dsdA gene encoding D-serine ammonia-lyase, with protein MKHADLTTLTATFPLVQDLIALKETTWFNPATTTLAEGLPYVGLTADDVQDAHARLQRFAPYLAAAFPETAASGGIIESEVVAIPAMKHRLEQKFNQPISGELLLKKDSHLPISGSIKARGGIYEVLTHAEKLALEAGLLTTADDYRKLLTPEFKQFFSQFSIAVGSTGNLGMSIGIMSARIGFKVTVHMSADARAWKKAKLRNHGVTVVEYEEDYGVAVEQGRKAAESDPNCFFIDDENSRTLFLGYAVAGERLKAQFAKAGRVVDADHPLFVYLPCGVGGGPGGVAFGLKLAFGDHVHCLFAEPTHSPCMLLGVYTGLHDQIAVQDLGIDNLTAADGLAVGRASGFVGRAMERLLDGLYTLDDQTMYDMLGWLATAENIRLEPSALAGMAGPQRVCASKAYHQLQGLSEQQLQQATHLVWATGGGMVPEEEMAQYLAKGR; from the coding sequence ATGAAACACGCTGACCTGACCACCTTAACCGCGACCTTCCCGCTTGTGCAGGATCTTATCGCCCTGAAAGAAACCACCTGGTTTAACCCGGCTACCACCACCCTGGCGGAGGGGTTGCCTTACGTCGGTCTGACCGCCGACGATGTGCAAGACGCCCATGCCCGCCTTCAGCGCTTCGCGCCCTATCTGGCGGCAGCCTTCCCGGAAACCGCCGCCAGCGGCGGGATTATCGAATCAGAAGTGGTTGCCATTCCGGCAATGAAGCACCGCCTTGAGCAAAAATTCAACCAGCCAATTAGCGGCGAACTGCTGCTGAAAAAAGACAGCCATCTGCCGATCTCCGGCTCAATCAAAGCGCGCGGTGGGATTTATGAAGTGCTGACCCATGCGGAAAAGCTGGCGCTGGAAGCCGGGCTGCTGACGACTGCGGACGATTATCGCAAATTGCTGACGCCGGAGTTTAAACAGTTCTTTAGCCAGTTCAGCATCGCCGTCGGTTCCACCGGCAACCTCGGGATGTCGATCGGCATCATGAGCGCGCGCATCGGTTTTAAAGTCACGGTGCATATGTCCGCCGATGCCAGGGCGTGGAAAAAAGCCAAACTGCGCAACCACGGCGTAACGGTCGTTGAGTATGAAGAGGACTACGGCGTGGCGGTCGAACAGGGGCGCAAAGCAGCAGAATCCGATCCGAACTGCTTTTTCATCGACGATGAAAACTCGCGCACGCTGTTCCTCGGCTATGCCGTGGCCGGCGAGCGCCTGAAAGCGCAGTTTGCCAAAGCTGGGCGCGTGGTCGATGCCGATCATCCGCTGTTCGTCTATCTGCCGTGCGGCGTGGGCGGCGGCCCCGGCGGGGTGGCATTTGGCCTGAAGCTGGCCTTCGGCGACCATGTTCACTGCCTGTTCGCCGAACCGACACATTCACCATGCATGCTGCTCGGCGTTTATACCGGGCTCCACGACCAGATTGCGGTGCAGGATTTAGGCATTGATAATTTGACCGCCGCCGATGGGCTGGCGGTCGGCCGCGCTTCCGGGTTCGTTGGTCGGGCGATGGAGCGCCTGCTCGATGGCCTGTATACCCTTGATGATCAGACGATGTACGACATGCTGGGCTGGCTGGCGACAGCGGAAAATATCCGCCTTGAACCCTCCGCGCTGGCCGGGATGGCCGGGCCGCAGCGCGTCTGCGCCAGCAAAGCGTACCATCAGCTGCAGGGGCTGAGTGAGCAACAGCTGCAGCAGGCCACCCACCTGGTGTGGGCGACTGGCGGCGGCATGGTGCCGGAAGAAGAGATGGCGCAGTATCTGGCGAAGGGGCGCTAA
- the dsdX gene encoding D-serine transporter DsdX has product MESQIWVVSTLLISIVLIVLTIVKLKFHPFLALLLASFFVGAMMGMGPLEMVNAIESGIGGTLGFLAAVIGLGTILGKMMEVSGAAERIGLTLQRCRWLSADVIMVLVGLICGITLFVEVGVVLLIPLAFSIAKKTNTSLLKLAIPLCTALMAVHCVVPPHPAALFVANKLGADIGTVIVYGLLVGLIASLVGGPLFLRLLGNRLPFKPVPAEFSNLEVREESTLPSLGATLFTVLLPIGLMLVKTVAELNMAKGSTLYTVLEFIGNPITAMFIAVFVAYYMLGIRRQMGMSVLLTHTENGFGSIANILLIIGAGGAFNAILKSSGLADSLAVILSNLDMHPILLAWLVALILHAAVGSATVAMMGATAIVAPMLPLYPGVSPEIIAIAIGSGAIGCTIVTDSLFWLVKQYCGASLSETFKYYTTATFIASLLALAATFLLSFII; this is encoded by the coding sequence ATGGAATCGCAAATTTGGGTTGTGAGCACACTGCTGATTAGCATCGTGTTAATTGTATTAACCATCGTCAAACTGAAGTTTCATCCATTTCTGGCGCTGCTGCTGGCGAGCTTTTTCGTCGGGGCGATGATGGGGATGGGCCCGCTGGAGATGGTCAACGCCATTGAGAGCGGGATCGGCGGCACGCTGGGCTTCCTGGCGGCGGTGATCGGTCTCGGCACCATTCTCGGCAAGATGATGGAGGTCTCCGGCGCGGCGGAGCGCATCGGCCTGACGCTGCAGCGCTGCCGCTGGCTGTCGGCGGACGTGATTATGGTGCTGGTCGGCCTGATCTGCGGCATTACCCTGTTTGTCGAAGTCGGGGTGGTGCTGCTGATCCCGCTGGCGTTCTCCATCGCCAAAAAAACCAATACCTCGCTGCTGAAGCTGGCTATTCCGCTGTGTACTGCGCTGATGGCGGTGCACTGCGTGGTTCCGCCGCATCCGGCCGCGCTGTTCGTGGCGAATAAACTGGGCGCAGATATCGGGACGGTTATCGTCTATGGCCTGCTGGTCGGTCTGATCGCCTCGCTGGTCGGCGGCCCGCTGTTCCTCAGGCTGCTCGGCAACCGCCTGCCGTTTAAACCAGTGCCAGCCGAGTTTTCCAACCTCGAGGTTCGCGAAGAATCGACGTTGCCGTCGCTCGGCGCCACGCTGTTTACCGTGCTGTTACCGATTGGCCTGATGCTGGTGAAAACCGTCGCCGAACTGAATATGGCGAAAGGCAGCACGCTGTATACGGTGCTGGAATTTATCGGCAACCCCATCACCGCGATGTTCATCGCCGTCTTTGTCGCCTATTACATGCTCGGCATCCGTCGGCAAATGGGGATGAGCGTCCTGCTGACTCATACCGAAAACGGCTTTGGGTCGATCGCCAATATCCTGCTGATTATCGGCGCCGGCGGCGCGTTCAACGCGATTTTGAAATCCAGCGGCCTGGCCGATAGCCTGGCGGTGATCCTGTCGAACCTCGATATGCACCCGATTTTGCTGGCCTGGCTGGTGGCGCTTATCCTGCACGCCGCCGTCGGCTCCGCCACCGTGGCGATGATGGGCGCTACCGCTATCGTTGCCCCGATGCTGCCGCTCTATCCCGGCGTCAGTCCGGAGATCATCGCCATTGCCATCGGTTCCGGCGCCATTGGCTGCACGATCGTCACCGATTCCCTGTTCTGGCTGGTAAAACAATACTGCGGCGCGAGCCTCAGTGAAACGTTCAAGTACTACACGACGGCGACTTTTATCGCGTCGCTACTTGCACTGGCCGCCACCTTCCTGCTTTCTTTCATTATCTGA
- the dsdC gene encoding DNA-binding transcriptional regulator DsdC, whose translation MDVLNTLGIRLLNGWQLSRLSTFEVAARHESFALAADELALTPSAVSHRINQLEEELGIQLFVRSHRKVELTREGKRVYWALKSSLDGLNQEILDIKNQELSGSLTVYSRPSIAQCWLVPALGDFSRRYPAISLTVLTGNDNVNLQRAGIDLAIYFDDAPSSQLSHHFLMDEAIVPVCTPQYAHQLQLTSNPANLRHCTLLHDRQAWSNDSGTDEWFSWAQQFGIELPQSSGIGFDRSDLAVIAAMNHVGVAMGRKRLVQKRLESGELIAPFGEMTMKCHQHYYVTTLPGRQWPKIDAFIEWLHSLT comes from the coding sequence ATGGATGTACTAAACACCTTAGGTATCCGGTTGCTCAACGGCTGGCAGCTCTCCAGGCTGTCGACGTTTGAGGTGGCGGCGCGGCATGAGTCGTTCGCCCTTGCCGCCGACGAGCTGGCGCTCACCCCAAGCGCGGTCAGTCACCGGATTAATCAGCTGGAAGAGGAGCTGGGGATCCAGCTCTTTGTCCGCTCGCACCGCAAAGTGGAGCTGACGCGCGAAGGGAAGCGCGTTTACTGGGCGCTGAAGTCGTCGCTGGATGGCCTGAATCAGGAGATCCTCGACATCAAAAACCAGGAGCTCTCCGGCAGTCTGACGGTTTACTCGCGGCCCTCAATCGCCCAGTGTTGGCTGGTGCCCGCGTTGGGGGATTTCAGCCGCCGCTATCCGGCCATCTCGCTGACTGTGCTGACCGGCAACGATAACGTCAACCTGCAGCGGGCGGGTATCGATCTGGCAATCTATTTCGATGACGCGCCGTCGTCGCAACTCAGCCATCATTTTCTAATGGATGAGGCGATCGTGCCGGTATGTACGCCGCAATACGCCCACCAGCTGCAGTTAACGTCAAATCCTGCCAATCTGCGCCACTGTACACTGCTTCACGATCGCCAGGCATGGAGCAATGATTCCGGCACCGATGAATGGTTCAGTTGGGCACAGCAATTTGGGATTGAATTGCCGCAATCGTCGGGCATTGGCTTCGATCGTTCTGACTTAGCGGTGATTGCGGCGATGAATCATGTCGGGGTAGCGATGGGGCGTAAACGGCTGGTGCAGAAGCGGTTAGAGAGCGGGGAGCTTATCGCGCCGTTCGGCGAGATGACGATGAAATGCCATCAGCATTATTACGTGACCACCCTGCCGGGCCGTCAATGGCCGAAAATCGACGCCTTTATCGAGTGGCTGCACAGTCTGACATAG